From Xiphophorus maculatus strain JP 163 A chromosome 12, X_maculatus-5.0-male, whole genome shotgun sequence, the proteins below share one genomic window:
- the kazald1 gene encoding kazal-type serine protease inhibitor domain-containing protein 1, which yields MLVLLVLVLVPEPLSCRGAPPVRSSIPDPVLDLDLLEEPGGGNGTGFGRCGPCDPELCPEPRGCRAGLVPDRCGCCAECGNLEGQACDPGARARFYGLCGTGLRCQADRSAGGGEGEDEEEEEMCVCEQQGALCGSDGTTYLNLCRFREAAFSDPELRIAETGPCRTAPVIKVAPQDQVNGSGSIMLLLCEVFAFPMALVEWRKDGRDVVLPGDDPHISVQARGGPLRFELSSWLQIEGAEPGDSGTYRCIAHNELGSVSASAVLGVLGAGDTHLGGGELILSNLSFLSVHPEEPSSERQQLLDDL from the exons atgctggttctgctggtcctggttctggttccggagCCGCTCTCCTGCCGGGGCGCTCCTCCGGTCCGGTCCTCCATccctgacccggttctggacTTGGACCTGCTGGAGGAGCCGGGAGGCGGCAACGGAACCGGGTTCGGGCGCTGCGGACCGTGCGACCCGGAGTTGTGCCCGGAGCCTCGCGGCTGCCGGGCCGGCCTGGTTCCGGACCGCTGCGGCTGCTGCGCGGAGTGCGGGAACCTGGAGGGCCAGGCCTGCGACCCGGGGGCCCGGGCCCGGTTCTACGGGCTGTGCGGTACCGGGCTGCGGTGCCAGGCGGACCGATCCGcgggaggaggagaaggagaggatgaagaggaggaggagatgtgtgtgtgcgagcagcagggggcgctgtgcgGCAGCGACGGAACCACATACCTGAACCTGTGTCGGTTCCGAGAGGCCGCCTTCTCCGACCCGGAGCTCCGAATCGCGGAGACGGGTCCCTGCAGGACAG CCCCGGTGATCAAGGTGGCCCCCCAGGACCAGGTGAACGGcagcggcagcatcatgctgctcCTGTGCGAGGTGTTTGCGTTCCCCATGGCGCTGGTGGAGTGGAGGAAGGACGGCCGGGACGTCGTCCTGCCAGGAGACGACCCCCACATCTCTGTCCAG GCCAGGGGCGGGCCTCTGAGGTTCGAGCTCTCCAGTTGGCTGCAGAtcgagggggcggagcctggagACTCAGGAACCTATCGCTGCATCGCTCACAACGAGCTGGGATCGGTCTCCGCCTCGGCTGTACTGGGAGTACTGGGAGCAGGTGACACACACCTGGGAGGGGGGGAGCTTATCCTGTCCAACCTGTCCTTCCTCTCTGTGCATCCAGAGGAGCCGTCATCTGAgaggcagcagctgctggacgACCTCTGA